CGTTTTCCACGCATTGCGCCCCAACCTACGCTGCGATCGCAATTGCAACGGCTCGGGCAACCACTTTGCCATGAGCTGCTGCAGCGGGTTGATCCAGTCGCAGCGGAGCGCATTCATGCCAACGATCGCGTGCGGACGCTGCGGGCCTTGGAAGTGTTCTACGTCAGTGGCGATCGCCTTACGGATCTCCAGAAAGAACAACCGCCAATCTACCCAATCCTGCAAATCGGTTTAGACAGCGATCACCTAGAAGAGCGAATTCGGCAGCGGACGATGCAAATGCTGACCGCTGGCTTTATTGAAGAAGTCAAGCAGTTAGGGGATCGCTATGGCTGGGATCTACCGTTGCTCAATACCTTGGGCTATCGGCAGGTCTGCGCCTATCTGCGGGGAGAGCTCACTGAGACTGACTTGCCAGAGCAAATTATTCTTCAGACCCGTCAGTATGCAAAACAACAGCGCACTTGGTTTCGAGCTAACCCCTCGATTCACTGGATTGATGCTGATGCTAGCGATCGCCTTGATCTAGCACTGCAGCTGATTGAAGGCTTCTTCACAACTCTCTCCTAGCAAGCTCTCAGCTAGACTTTCCGCTCCTATCCGCAGAGAGTTTCGCTGCAACAAACATCCAGTCAGACGAGGGGCCCAAGTCATACCACCACCACCCTCGCAAGAGACGATTGCTGACGCCCAAAGCTCTGCTTAGAGCGGCCGCAACCGGAAGAGGGGCTGATTGAATTCGACGGGTTCGCCATTCTGCACCAGAACCTCGACGACCTCACCGGCCACCTCTGACTCCAGTTCGTTCATCAGCTTCATCGCTTCGAGAATGCAGACGGTTTGACCGACCTGAATGCGATCGCCAACATTGACAAAGGGCGGCTCTTCCGGCGCGGGCGCTCGATAGAAGGTACCGACCATCGGCGCCGTAATCTCCAGCAGTTTCTCTCCTCCCAAAGGACCAGCAGGCGGTGCAGCAGCAGGAGTAGGGGCTGGGAGTGGAGCCGGTGTTGGCGCCACTGCTACGGGTACGGGCGGGGCTGCAACCACAATCGGATCACCGGTTGAGCCCCGTTTCACGTGCAACTCAAAGTCCACGCCCTTGAGATCAAACTCAGCAATATCTGAGTCACTCAGCGCGGTCAGCAGCTCTTGCAGTTGGCTGAAGTTCAGTTGCACAGTGATTCTCCCTTCTCAGTTCGGATAACAGCGATTGGCCTCTATTCCCGACCGAGGTAGGAATCGTTGCGAGTGTCGATTTTGATTCGCTCGCCCACCGAGATGAACAGAGGCACCATCACCTGAGCGCCGGTCTCGACTTTGGCCGGTTTGGTACCACCGGTCGCCGTGTCGCCCTTGACGCCGGGGTCCGTCTCAATGACTTCCAAAACCACCGAGTTGGGCAGTTCGACCTCAATCACTTGGCTATTCCAAGTGATTACCGTCGCTTCCATACCCTCTTTCAGGTATTTGACGCGATCGCCAATCGTGGCTGCATTCAAGCGGGCTTCTTCGTAGGACTCCATGTCCATGAACACGAAGTCATCGGCATCTTTGTAGGTGTACTGCAGCGTACTTTTTTCGAGAACAGCTTGGGGGACGGTTTCGCCAGCACGAAAGGTTTTTTCAACCACGTTGCCGGTTTTGGCATTCTTCAGCTTGGTCCGCACAAACGCCGATCCCTTACCCGGTTTAACGTGCAAGAATTCCACCACCCGCCAAACAGCGCCGTCAATTTCGATCGTGGTTCCGGTTCGAAAGTCGTTGCTAGAGATCATGACGTGCGGCTGTGAAAGAGCGGAGAACGAACGCAACACATTCTACTGCTCAGGGCGATCGCTTCTGACGTGGGCGGCCCAAGGCCCTGTGGCATAGTGAGAGAATTGGACGCTTTCGCTGGCTCTATCATGCTGTCTTTGGGACGTCGCGCTGCGACTTGGCTGCCCCGCCTATTCGCCCTGAGCTTCGCTTTAATCCTGCCGGCGATCGCCATCGCCCCTGCTGCGATCGCGGGCTTGCCGCCGGGTAACGCAATCACGGATGGCCGGGCATTGTTGCGCTACGCACTACCGATCGACAATCCTGATATCCGCGAAGTCCAAAAAGATATTGAAGGGCTGTCAGATAACCTCCGCGCCAAGCGTTGGGCACCGATCGAGCGCAACCTCAAGCATGTGTCGAAGGTGCTAAACCTGCGCCCCAAAAATATTCTGGCGGCAGTCCCTGAGGAGCGGCGACCGCAGGCTGAAGCACTTTTGGCTGAGCTGAAAACAGACCTCAGCAAGCTAGAAGAAGCGACTGCAGCGAAGAATAAACCCGAGGTTCAAGCTGCTCGCAATCACTTCCTCGCAGTTGTTGGCGAAATCGAAGAATTGATGGTCGAGGGTTTCCCCTTCGAAGTCCCTGCTGAGTATCGCAACCTGCCTCGCCTCGAGGGTCGCGCCACGATCGCGGTTGAAACCACCCAAGGCGATTTGACGCTGGTCGTGGATGGCTATAGCGCCCCAATTACCGCTGGCAACTTTGTCGATTTAGTGCAGCGCGGCTTCTACAATGGCCTGCCTTTCACTCGCGCTGAAGACTTCTACGTCTTACAAATTGGCGATCCTGTCGGCCCTGAGACTGGCTTCATCGATCCCAAAACGAAGCAAGAGCGCCAAATTCCACTAGAAATTTTGGTGGAAGGCGATCGCGAGCCGGTCTACGGTGCAACTTTGGAAGAACTAGGGCGCTATACCGATAATCCGGTGCTGCCCTTCTCGGCCTTCGGTACCTTGGGTTGGGCTCGCCCCAGCGATAACCTCAATGGCGGCTCCTCGCAGTTCTTCTTCTTCCTGTTTGAACCGGAGCTGACACCTGCGGGTCTGAACTTGATCGATGGTCGCTATGCCGCCTTTGGCTATGTTGTGGAAGGGAAAGAAGTCCTCGAGAAACTTCGCCCCGAAGACAAAATCCTCAAGGCAAAAGTGGTTGCTGGCGCTGAGCATTTAATTCAGCCCAGCTAGGGTCAGCATTTGTGGGCGATCGCAGCCTGGGTGACTTAGGTGAACAAGGCTTGTTGCCACTGATGCAAGCCTTTTGTCCACCAGAACAACGAGGCGATGATGCGGCAATCCTGACACCCCCAGCAGGACAGCAGCTCGTTGTCAGTAGCGATGTCTTGGTAGAGGGTGTGCATTTCAGCAATGCCACCACGCCACCGGAAGCGATTGGTTGGCGGGCAGCTGCAGCTAACTTGTCTGACCTTGCAGCGATGGGGGCTCAACCGGCTGGAATCACTTTGGCCCTGGCCTTACCGAGCGATCGCCCGCTGAGTTGGCTAGAGGCAATTTATCAGGGGCTTGAACGCTGTCTGCGACAGTACGACTGTCCGCTGATTGGCGGCGATTTAAGCCGATCACCCACAGCAACCCTCGCGGTCACTGCATTGGGTTGGGTTGATCCCGATCGCGTGATTCGGCGATCGACTGCGCAGGTTGACGACTGGATTGTGGCGACAGGAACCCATGGCCTGTCCCGCCTCGGGCTGGGGCATCTGCTCCAAGAATGGGTGCTGCCAGAGCCGGTACGAGCACGAGCGATCGCTGCCCATCAAACGCCCTATCCACGTTTAGATGTTGTGCCGTTGCTCACGCGATCGCAGCCCCCTCAAACAGCGTGGCGGGTAGCTGGCATGGATAGCAGCGATGGCTTGGCGGATGCAGTGCTACAAATCTGCCGAGCTAGTCAGGTCGGGGCAGTGATTGATGCTTTACCACTACCGCAAGCCGCTGATTTCGATCGCGATCGCCTGATTCAAGCTGCTCTCTACGGCGGCGAAGATTTTGAGTTAGTGCTCTGCCTACCGGCAGATTGGGCGCAAGCACTTCTCACAAGGCTAGGCGATGAAGCACAAGCGATCGGGCGGATTACAGCAGAGCCAATTGTTCAGCTCACGATCGGCGATCTCTACGAAATTCTCAGCCTCGATCGCGGCTTTCAGCATTTCAAAGCGAGCTGAGCAGGAAAGGTTCAGAA
The sequence above is a segment of the Synechococcus elongatus PCC 11801 genome. Coding sequences within it:
- the miaA gene encoding tRNA (adenosine(37)-N6)-dimethylallyltransferase MiaA yields the protein MESHLKSGLIVLCGPTATGKSSLAIAIAQQLGSPILSADSRLIYRGFDIGTAKPTATEQQLAPHYLIDLCDPRQGFTVGDYQDQAVPLIQQFQAQGQIPLLVGGTGLYIKAIVNGLRFPRIAPQPTLRSQLQRLGQPLCHELLQRVDPVAAERIHANDRVRTLRALEVFYVSGDRLTDLQKEQPPIYPILQIGLDSDHLEERIRQRTMQMLTAGFIEEVKQLGDRYGWDLPLLNTLGYRQVCAYLRGELTETDLPEQIILQTRQYAKQQRTWFRANPSIHWIDADASDRLDLALQLIEGFFTTLS
- the accB gene encoding acetyl-CoA carboxylase biotin carboxyl carrier protein, with amino-acid sequence MQLNFSQLQELLTALSDSDIAEFDLKGVDFELHVKRGSTGDPIVVAAPPVPVAVAPTPAPLPAPTPAAAPPAGPLGGEKLLEITAPMVGTFYRAPAPEEPPFVNVGDRIQVGQTVCILEAMKLMNELESEVAGEVVEVLVQNGEPVEFNQPLFRLRPL
- the efp gene encoding elongation factor P, whose translation is MISSNDFRTGTTIEIDGAVWRVVEFLHVKPGKGSAFVRTKLKNAKTGNVVEKTFRAGETVPQAVLEKSTLQYTYKDADDFVFMDMESYEEARLNAATIGDRVKYLKEGMEATVITWNSQVIEVELPNSVVLEVIETDPGVKGDTATGGTKPAKVETGAQVMVPLFISVGERIKIDTRNDSYLGRE
- the psbQ gene encoding photosystem II protein PsbQ produces the protein MLSLGRRAATWLPRLFALSFALILPAIAIAPAAIAGLPPGNAITDGRALLRYALPIDNPDIREVQKDIEGLSDNLRAKRWAPIERNLKHVSKVLNLRPKNILAAVPEERRPQAEALLAELKTDLSKLEEATAAKNKPEVQAARNHFLAVVGEIEELMVEGFPFEVPAEYRNLPRLEGRATIAVETTQGDLTLVVDGYSAPITAGNFVDLVQRGFYNGLPFTRAEDFYVLQIGDPVGPETGFIDPKTKQERQIPLEILVEGDREPVYGATLEELGRYTDNPVLPFSAFGTLGWARPSDNLNGGSSQFFFFLFEPELTPAGLNLIDGRYAAFGYVVEGKEVLEKLRPEDKILKAKVVAGAEHLIQPS
- the thiL gene encoding thiamine-phosphate kinase encodes the protein MGDRSLGDLGEQGLLPLMQAFCPPEQRGDDAAILTPPAGQQLVVSSDVLVEGVHFSNATTPPEAIGWRAAAANLSDLAAMGAQPAGITLALALPSDRPLSWLEAIYQGLERCLRQYDCPLIGGDLSRSPTATLAVTALGWVDPDRVIRRSTAQVDDWIVATGTHGLSRLGLGHLLQEWVLPEPVRARAIAAHQTPYPRLDVVPLLTRSQPPQTAWRVAGMDSSDGLADAVLQICRASQVGAVIDALPLPQAADFDRDRLIQAALYGGEDFELVLCLPADWAQALLTRLGDEAQAIGRITAEPIVQLTIGDLYEILSLDRGFQHFKAS